The window TTAACGGGGTTTAGGTAAAGTTAAACAGGAGGAAAGGCTCGAAAACAAATTATTTGACCTTCTTGATTTATTGGGATAAGCCTATTTTGTTCTCCGTCACCTGAACAACGACAACCGCAACAACAACGACCCTGGGTTTCGCTTTAGCATCAATGCGGTTCGTTTGGCCGAATACTTAGAGCTGCCGGAGTCTGTATCTTCAAGGAGATATAGAGTATGCAAAATTAAGTTCATGGCTTATTCCTGTTCCTCCTGCGCTTCTTGAGCTTCGGAGGACGAATTAAAAATTACTCGGCTTTGGTGAGTAGCCCTGTTTGAAAAAGCGGGATTGAAAGCTAAAGCTGGGCATTATTTCGAATAAAACTGTTTCATGAAATAGCTATAAGACGGGCAGAGCTTACTTACAACACACTTCGGGCATAAAGGTTTTCTCGCTATGCAGACATTTCTTCCGTGAGTCACAATGAGATATGCGAATTTTCCCCACATTGCGTACGGTACGATCTTCATCAAGTCTTGTTCGATCTTAACAGGGTCAGAATTCTTTGAAAGTCCGAGCCTTTGCGAAAGTCTTATCACATGAGTATCAACAGTTATGCCTTCTATTTTATTGTAGGCGTTATATAGAACGACTGTTGCAGTTTTTCTCGCGACACCCGGCAATTTTATTATATCTTCCATATTGTCCGGAACTTTGCCTTGAAAATCGGAAACTATCATCTTTGCGGCATTAATTATGTTCTTTGCTTTATTCCTGTAAAATCCGGTAGATCGGATCTCGGATTCGAATATTTCCCGATCTGCCTTGGCGTAATCTTTGGCAGTTTTGTACTTCTTAAATAGAGTTTCGGTCGCAATATTTACTCTTTTGTCCGTGCATTGGGCGGAGAGAATTGTCGCGACAAGAAGATCGAGAGGAGTTTTATAGTTCAACGCTACTTTTGCGTTAGGATATTCTTTTTTTAAAAGCGCGGTAAGCCTCGATACTTTTTCGTCCATTTATTTACATCGAAACTTCGATCGCATCAACGGGGCACATGTCCGCGGTTTCCTCGAGATTGTGGGTATCGCAGGATTGTTTTA is drawn from Candidatus Saganbacteria bacterium and contains these coding sequences:
- the nth gene encoding endonuclease III, producing the protein MDEKVSRLTALLKKEYPNAKVALNYKTPLDLLVATILSAQCTDKRVNIATETLFKKYKTAKDYAKADREIFESEIRSTGFYRNKAKNIINAAKMIVSDFQGKVPDNMEDIIKLPGVARKTATVVLYNAYNKIEGITVDTHVIRLSQRLGLSKNSDPVKIEQDLMKIVPYAMWGKFAYLIVTHGRNVCIARKPLCPKCVVSKLCPSYSYFMKQFYSK